One region of Trachemys scripta elegans isolate TJP31775 unplaced genomic scaffold, CAS_Tse_1.0 scaffold_55, whole genome shotgun sequence genomic DNA includes:
- the LOC117870600 gene encoding immunoglobulin superfamily member 1-like, translating into MASALDVLFLSEYRIKKGAGQEYPKPTIWVSPSSVVALGGNVTIRCEGLYSGMEFFLRKIGHPNPQRQPVPDGTVAEFPIANVSREDGGSYTCDYRSITDQNRTSHPSDPVKIIVGEGSGPRGLSAGSGPSPLPWKPSTQSGAVLGRGRWLGRRVGSSPAWGLRLTACLLPTAEPSYPKPNISLSSSGGVSPGGAVSVWCRGQPRGVRFVLNKEGRHFQPVDSDDNEAVFPISNMHREDGGSYSCSYHSRSEPHAVSYPSDPVELVLRDPSLPRPSISLSPTGVTAPGADVTIRCQGQRRDVRFFLHKAGDLNPQRRVASDEDWAEFLITTVGRQQGGSYNCSYRPQSEPFVSSQPSDPVQLVVADPSLPRPSISLSPTGVTAPGADVTIRCQGQRRNVTFFLHKAGDLNLQRQMDPAGDGAEFRIPTMGQQHRGNYSCSYRLQSEPFISSQPSDPVQLVEAG; encoded by the exons ATGGCATCTGCTCTCGATGTCCTCTTCCTCAGTGAGTATCGAATAAAGAAAGG AGCAGGGCAAGAATACCCCAAACCCACCATCTGGGTGAGCCCCAGCAGCGTGGTGGCGCTCGGGGGAAACGTCACCATCCGCTGTGAGGGTTTGTACTCGGGCATGGAGTTCTTTCTGCGTAAAATTGGACACCCGAACCCGCAGAGGCAGCCGGTGCCTGATGGGACCGTGGCTGAATTTCCCATCGCCAATGTCAGCCGGGAAGATGGAGGGAGCTACACCTGCGACTATCGCTCCATAACGGATCAGAATCGCACATCGCATCCCAGCGACCCCGTCAAGATCATTGTAGGAG AGGGCTCGGGGCCGAGGGGCTTGTCAGCTGGCTctggcccctccccactcccctggaAACCCAGTACTCAGTCgggagctgtgctggggaggggaaggtggctgGGTCGTCGTGTCGGCTCCTCCCCCGCCTGGGGCCTGCGTCTCACGGCCTGTCTGCTTcccactgcagagcccagctaCCCCAAACCCAACATCTCCCTGAGCTCCAGCGGGGGGGTCTCCCCAGGGGGAGCCGTGAGCGTCTGGTGTCGGGGGCAGCCCCGGGGCGTGAGGTTCGTGCTGAATAAAGAGGGACGCCATTTCCAGCCTGTGGATTCGGACGACAATGAGGCTGTGTTTCCCATCAGCAACATGCACCGGGAGGACGGGGGGAGCTACAGCTGCTCCTATCACAGCAGATCGGAGCCACACGCCGTGTCGTACCCCAGCGACCCCGTGGAGCTGGTGCTGAGAG ATCCCAGCTTACCCAGACCCTCCATCTCGCTGAGCCCCACTGGGGTCACCGCCCCAGGGGCAGACGTCACCATCCGGTGTCAGGGGCAGCGCCGGGATGTGAGGTTCTTCCTGCACAAGGCTGGAGACCTGAACCCGCAGCGACGCGTGGCCTCTGATGAGGACTGGGCCGAGTTCCTCATCACCACCGTGGGCCggcagcagggagggagctaCAACTGCAGCTACCGGCCCCAATCAGAGCCCTTCGTCTCCTCACAGCCCAGCGACCCTGTGCAGCTGGtggtagcag ATCCCAGCTTACCCAGACCCTCCATCTCTCTGAGCCCCACTGGGGTCACCGCCCCAGGGGCAGACGTCACCATCCGGTGTCAGGGGCAGCGCCGGAACGTGACGTTCTTCCTGCACAAAGCTGGAGACCTGAACCTGCAGCGACAAATGGACCCTGCTGGGGACGGGGCCGAGTTCCGCATCCCCACCATGGGCCAGCAGCACCGAGGGAACTACAGCTGCAGCTACCGGCTCCAATCAGAGCCCTTCATCTCCTCGCAGCCCAGCGACCCCGTGCAGCTGGTGGAAGCAG GGTAA